The Pangasianodon hypophthalmus isolate fPanHyp1 chromosome 14, fPanHyp1.pri, whole genome shotgun sequence nucleotide sequence aaacaaaaatataaaaaaatgtaaattgtacATTTGGGAAGAAACAgctaaattaaaagaaatattgcATCTAGaactaactaaaataaaatttaaaacagaCCCAAAATAAAGTAGTTTCTATATTTCTCTGCACTTGTACATGATGAGTTCTGGTTTTGTGTGGAAATGGCAGCTGGtcctgggtgtgaatgtgtgggtacggtgccctgtgatggactggtattCTCTCACCTTGTGCCCGGTGTTaccaggatagactctggatccacctcaACCCTGATCAGGACAGCTACATGCAGACCAGGACGTGGGGTTTGGGAAGAGACTCGCAAGATACATAAGCTCAACTTGGAGCTCTTTGGGACCTGATTATTTAGCACAAAGAAAAGGCCACCCAGAATTCCAGTTCAAGTTCTCAGAGTTCGTTCTAGTCATTTTTAACAGTTTCACAATCACTTCTTATGTGATTTATTTGAGGGCGTGGTCTGTATTTGAAAATGAGACCTTAAACATGTTCTGCACATTCGTGTAAGATTACACAGTATGTAGTgtgttcatacacacacacacacacacacacacacatatatatgtatatatatatatatatatatccattgTACCACATTTGCAGGATGGTGGTGGTGTAAAATCCTGCTCTCCGCATGGTGGACTCTAGCCGATCaggcaagacttcacaaaggAAAAGATTTTCAATTCTCTCTGATTTCTCTCACTATAGAGCATTAGAATGAGCTACATGAAAGAAATAGTGCAAAGTCACTCTTAAAAACCTAAGTTATGCATCAATATTTAACTGATTTTGCCTTTTATATGTTCGGGGTATTTATAGGCTAAGAATGAGcataatgaaaatattcattttaattcatattaGCTATAGCTGTATGTAAATTtgcctttgtgtgtttttgaagaACACATGCAATGTTCATTTTACATATGGACAGTAAGGACATAATGCTGGCCTAACACAGCAGTGagactttctttttcccctcctctctcttttcagGGGGAAAGATATTAGTGACCCGATCTGGAATCATGTCAAGACAAATTCACACCCTGGCAAAGCAGCTTAACTGCAAGTGGTGTCTAGTGATTCAGGTGCCTCCTGTCAAATCTGTCCTAATATCTAGCTAGAGACAGAAACATTTTGCTGCACTGGATGGGATTTCCTTCAATGGGGACAGTTTTCTGTAGCCTAGTATCATCTTTAGCACTTAGTGAATTTCTAGCTTCCACAATATCCATGTGTTTCATGTGAAATAGGAAACATTCATCTTGTCTAGTTATGATGTGAACTTGAGGTTTTTGTTTGGCTGAAATGCAACTAATGTTAACTGTTAGCCAAGTGAGTCCAAGTGACTGATGAGTCAAATATATAAAGCACGCATGTGGAAATGAGCAGTTCAGCTCTGGCACTTTTTCTGCGGGAAAGAATGAAAAGGATGGTAAATGTTATCAGGGCACAGACGCCATTTTATCCCCCaaatgttcagtgtgtttgtgtggatttgATGGCAGTCCTGTGCAGCAGTGCACGCGCCGTGTTTGCATGTGGAGTGTAGAGCCACCAAAATGTTGGAGCGAGAACACAGTTTGAGAGGAGCACAAAAGCGCAAAGCTCAGCACATCAAAGAACAGCGGGAGCAGGATTTCTTCACCACTGTACCGAAGCTGAGGGAATGTTTTCTGGCTGCAGGGGAAAAGAGATGAACAGATGAAGCCCGGATTCAGGCCAAAATAAAGATGCGGATGTTGCAGGATCGGAAAGAAACATCTCCAAAACGCACGAGAGCCACTTCTCCAAAACGCATGTGTttgtttcacaaaacaaaatggtgaGTTTGTACCAAGAGCATGGCTGGTGTCTTCATCCTCGAAAGGTCAATTATTTGGTGATCATCAGTCGGGTAGCGATTGGGGGGGAAATGAAGATGAAATCCTGCACAGATTGCACTTTACAATCCTTCTCAAGGAATTTAAtgcaaacaagaaagaaaaccttctaAAGGTAAGaacatgctgctgctgctgttgttgttgttgtagttgtgaGTTTAATGAGTTGTTAATCCGCTGTGATTTATGAATGTGTTGAATGTGTAAGTGTGTCTAGTGCATGAGTAGCAGTGCAGTATATGTATGTGTCAGTGAAACATGGCAGTGGTCTGATGTCCATGTTCAGTGTGGCGCTGCGTGTTGGGATTGAATTGAACAGCGCACTGAACATTACAGGAGCGCGCGCGTCTCCAGAAAGGCCATTGTGACGTCACAATCAACAAGCAGCGCCTCTGGTGTGAAAAGTTTCCAAAAAGAGCGCAGAGGCTCAGTCTTTCACTGAACTTCATACTTCCAAGCTGTTTATCAGACGTGTTAAGGTGAAGGTGAGAGAATGCTGTCTTTCAAGAGTTTGGTCAAATTTGCAGTGTGtgcagctggagctggagctgtggCTGCTGGAGTTTATTATGTTCATAAGCGTGGAGATGAGGAGCGGAGTACGGAGGCCTTCGAGGGCACACCTGTCGACGAAGGTAGGCCATTTCCATGAGAGCTTCTCAGTCCTGGTGTAGCCATGCATtgttaaatgtgattaaaagaaGTAGTTTTTCCAATCAGGGATGTAGCCAGAGCTTTTAGGCCACACTGTGGTGGCCAGGTTAGAGcaaatattgtgttttattgtgctgGCAGTCTAGGGTGAAGCAAAATACTAATCAGCATCCATAGGAAATTACATAGGTCACTTTCTACCcctataacaataataataataataataataataatatataacaataataataataatattaatacatttcagttcagtagGATTTTTCAGTGCCGTATGAGCTGACTGCTTTTGACCAGACTTGTGTGAACTTCAAATTATACATATTAGGTACCTTAATTAATTTAAACTCTGATGAATGCATGCTTACATGATGTTTTCGCGTTTGCATTTAGACCCAGTGCAGAGAGCCTCTTCAGGTTTTCTGCATTCTTCTGATGGACACAAGGACACGCAGATGGACAAGGCCACCCCTGAGGTACTCCTCAAACCTCAATCACATTCATTTACCAGCCAGCAATTAGCTATTAGGCTTTAGATTTTGTACTGGATTACAGTTCTGTGCAATATCTAACAAGattttgggtcattattagTCAAAACATGTCAATTTTAATGCAAAGTTGGTTATAATTGGTTTGTATATGTACATAGTTACTACTAGGTATGTATATGAGCTGTCTGTTTAAACTAGAAGGGTGTTAGGTCGAACTTTCTGGAGTTGTCTTTGTAAATCTGTGAAGAATAGATCGCCTGTAAACAATGCATTCAGTAcgttacatattacatatcGAGAGGTAAATATAGTTCTTATGGATTCTTATATGCTCACAGTATgtctgtacatgtgtgtttgttcattctTCAATGCTTTGTCCATTGTACATGTCCCCAGAATTTATGTTTGTCCTCAGAAGTGTCTAAACATGTGTGTAAAAGGAAAGACAACATTTTTTAACCTTCAGGGGTCTGTGGCCGAGgcggaggagaagaaggagaaggatgAGGTGTCCGGTGTTCAGCTGAACAGCCAGGAGCTCTATGTGCTGAACCTGGAGCACAGAGTGATGGAGCTGGAGAAACTGCTCTGTGAGGCTCACAGACAGTCTGAGATGAAAAGCAAGGTGAGTGAGAAAATCCTCACATTAAACAATATTTCTCAAATTAATATGAGTACCAATAcaactgagaaaagaaaatatctcCACACTGGAAGTTATGTTCACCTGCGCCTAAAAACGGTCCAAGAGAGACGATACAAACTCTGAGCAGACAGTATTAAGTTTTGATCAGTTATTTATTGATCACTGGGTCTCATTAAGAAATGTTCTGACCTATGGCTGTCTTTCAGGAGTGTGAGCAAGAGCAACAGGCTCCCAGAGTCCTGATGGAGAAGTGCGATGAGGTGAAGGAGGTGGTAAAACAGAATGAGGAGTTAAGGAAGGTGAGCTattttatggggaaaaaaagctttgcAAGAGCCACAAAACAAACTTTGACCAGACAGTATTAATTCTTTCAAATTTTGATCATTTATTGATTGAATCTCTACTGAATATTaagaaattttatttgattatgcataacaaaaaaatcacttaagCCCATGTGGCTTCAAGTCGaacttataaaaaaattaaaagtgaagGAAAGTGGCCCCTTTAGCACTAAAGTTTGAAACTCTTCTGTCTTTCAGGAGTGTGAGCAAGAGCGACAGGCTCACAGCATCCTAAAGAAGAAGTGTGATGAGATGAAGGAGGTGGTAAAGAAGTATGAGGAGTTACTAAAGGTAAAAGCCTTTTTATGAAGCCGTGACTGCTATCATTACTCTGGGCATTTCAAACACATGGGcattttagtaataataatataagcttaataatggtaatagtaataatagtcaAGCTTAATACAATAGATACATTCATCTTTTCCTTGTATTTATTTGCCTGATGCTTAAATTTGAATAGACGTACAATACAAACCTAGAGCGGTTAGTTTCAAAGCCCTAAGGCTTCCATCAAATGTGTGGCAGTCTGCAAAAACCCGACGGTTTTCACTCTGGCCGGTACAGTCTTACTTTCTGCTAGTAATATACTTTGATATCTAAAGTTTAAGGAAACACAAACATAGATTAACAAAATGCTGCAGTAAATGCAGTcggtctgcctaaagatgtctaaaactttGCTAGGAGAGTGTGTTTTTCTCATGGTGTTATCATGTGTTTAGAGAGCTGCATGCCGTAGTAAAATGGACGTTTTAGTCTAAAAAAGACCAGAACTGAATGAACAGAGTGACTTTTATGTGATGTGCAACTCCTTTCCccttgtaaattttttttctccataagtagattaggttaaAAATGTAGAGAAAGTCACAGCATCTTTCAGTATTCTTGCATGATGTTACACAGTCCTCGCTGTTGGACAATAATGAACTGGACAATAACTCTGGTTCTCCGGATGAAATAGTgaacacttttttgttgcacCACTTCGGGAGCCCCCAGTatgacaaatattaagaaaatgaaatatctgCACCCTGGAAGTGATGTTCACCATGTCTAAACTTTCCAAGAGAGACAATACACACTTTGAccagtgttacatttttatcaattatttattgatcATATGAACTTCCAGTCCTCTCTGGCTGAAGCTGAGGAGAGAGCTAAGATTGCTCTGGAGTCCAGTGCTCTGCTGCAGCACGAGAACTCCAGCCTGAAGGACCAAGTGAAAACACTGCAAGGCTCAGTGGAGAAGCTGGAGGGAAAACTTCATGAGACCCACAGGATGTGTGAAGAGATATTGGACGTAAGTGAGAAAAGCCTTAATAACAATTTAGACGTGCACATAAAGAGATTTGTACAATTGTATtgctaaaagtaaaaaaagaaaaaaaaaactgcacactAAAAACAATGCTCTGAAAGTGATTTGTTAAAAACCAACACTTTTGCAACCTTTTCTAAATTTTTATCACTTGCCACTTTTATCACACCTGACCACAGGTGATCACTTTAAGACTACATCCTGGCTCGGCTTGGCTTCCCATAAAATTCCATTAAAATGTGCTAATGAAATATTTACCAgtgtgtctatattattcatcactttTGGTGAAACTCAATATTTTGAAATTTCCTTTGAAGCCTGTAGACACCCAGCTGATAGAACTCGATTGTTGCACGGTTTCACTGGGATCCTAGTGCAGATTcaagtacagtgtgttttaatTGAAGAAAGATTCATGCTCTTTTAAAGATTAACAGGCTTTTAATATGTTGGAACACACACTTTTGCTTCCCGTATTTTAAAAACCACTAGCAGCTGCCTGACCCAGCTCATGAAGAGCTTGAGGACTAAATGATGACGGTGTAATGAAAAACCCATGGCACGATAATCATCCAACCCAACATTATAATTTGAATTATATCACAGCATTTGTTTACAGCtacacttttttaatttaaatgaccCATTGTGGATGTGAATATTAAGCACTCATTAAGTTTGAACCTCTTCTAATCCATGGTTGTCTTCTAGGAGTGGGAGCGGGAGCGAGAGGGGCAGGATCACAGCACTGATTTGTCCCAATTTGAAGACACTAAGGTAAGCTTTTCTTCTCTTGAAGccactgtttctgtgtgtagggGGGGATTGTAGCACAGAGgagtaaatatataatgttgGGGATTTTAAACACTCATTTTGAAATCCTGATTTGAGCCATCACTCATCACTTGAGTTCACAACTGATCATTTGTTCACAACCAGATGTCCTGTGGATCTTTGTTTGcaagctttctatctaatgtgactgagtaaactAGCTAACTGTCTTTCTGAACAACAATCTCTATTCCAAATCAAGGAACTCTTGTTTCTAGTGGAAAAGaacagccacctaataatattttatcagatttacgtTAGATTTTGTGTTTCTTGCATTCAAGAAAGATTTCTGGACACACTTTGATAATTTACTAAAAAGCTAGTACACAGTGCTGCTTTGAATCAAAATGGAGTCCTTTAAGTggaatttcattataataattataaggtTTATCAGTTAGATTTTGGTTTAATAACGATAGAGaaaatttattaagaaaatggtgaaaaacatgcacaatgaaTGCATAATTAATATTCTCTTActtaataaaccttttttttttttttttttttttttggaagcccCAGCAGTTAAATGATTTTCTGTGCAGAGCGTGTGGACTGCCTGATTTATGGAGTGTCAGCtctataaaaaaatcatttcttttctattcatatctgtatttgtatctgttcattTTGAAAACATTATTCATGTTTGGTTACAGCCCTAACGGATGAATAAATGGATACTGTAGATGTATCATCAACATTTACATGAatgtggtttttgtttgttcagcGCATTTTATATCCGCGTGCGTactgacatcttttttttttcccattgccCTGTCAATCTTTCTGGCAAATAtcctaaaaatgacaaaaaagtgtgcctcctattcatatatgtattttgtatctgtttagaaagCATCTGTTAAATTTCAATAATGTATTCATCTTCAGTTCCATCATTagtgtaaaagtaaataaagcaaatactCTTTGGTCCCTGACCTTCCAGGTCTCCCGAGCTGAAGCTGAGAAGAGTGCTCAGAATGTGCTGGAGTCCAGTGCTCAGCTGGAGCACGAGAACTCCAACGTGATGCACCAGGTAAACACACTGCAAGTCTCAGTGAAGGCGCTGAGGGGACATCTCTATGATGCCTTGCATTAAGCTGTACTTTTCAAATTAATACCAGGACTTCACAGGCTGAACTCCTGATTATTGACTCTCCTGTCTacattttttggtgtttttcccctttttaaCACTATTGTAGCAAATTAGTGGGTGCACAAAGAAAGAGCTTGGAAATAACGGTCCCCAAATGGTATGTTAAAAAACTGCAGATACACTGCTGCAGCCTTTTGTAGCTTTTCATTACTTGCTGCTTTGATCACACATGACCCGGCTCATGAAGAGCTTGAGAACTAGCTGATGTGTAATGAAAAACTCATGGCATGATAATCATGCAACCCAAAAAAGTGAAATGGCCCATTGCAGATGTGAACATGATTCACTCAAGTTTGAACCCTTATCTGCCTcatggctgtgttttaggaGCAGGAGCGAGAACAACAGCATTACATTGTCCTTTGGTCTCATGACGATGACACTAAGGTAAGCTTTTCTTCTCATTAAGCCACGAGTGCTATTGTGtatgaaagaatttttttttgtgacccAGAGGAGTAAACACAGCCAcatatggttcttccccaaactggtggcACGAAGGCGGAAGCAtggaattgtctagaatgtctttgtatgctgtagcattaagattcccttcactggaactactgGGCCAAACTGATGTACAGCAAGGTGTCTTTTAAAATGAAGGCAATTACAGTTTAGTTGTTTAGTTGCAGTTGGCCAGATGAAGGTAATAATTGCAGTTGGCCAGATGAAGGGACAAAACCCTGTTTACAGATGTTGTATCATATAAACTGTGGAGCTATTCTTATGAGTGATGATACTGTCCTTAAAAATTTTGAATGTGTGTACaagtaaataaagctgaatACATTTGTTCGTTGAACTTCCAGTCCTCTCTGACTGAAGCTGAGGTGAGAGCTAAGattgctccagagtccagttcTCAGCTGGAGGATGAAAACTCCATCCTGATGGAACAGgtaaaaacactgcaaataatGTTTGCAACCAAATGCTCAGTACTAATGTTGGTACTGTACCTTTGTCCTTTAATGtaaacatgaatggagtgatCTGGCGTGACATGTGGAGTTGTAAGTTGCGAGTCTATCTGAGGGACACTCGTAACCTTGGAGAATTGAAGATGACTTGCTGAaaagaatgggccaaaattgaacTGCAGTTTTTTAGAAAGCTTATGATTTCTTACTGTATATGCCTCTTAGCTGTAATTACTAACAatggctttgcaacaaagtactaatatTGGAAATGTGTTGTGTCTGAATTCCTTCGTCCCCTATCAATGTCATGCTCTCAGAACACTCTGGAGCACGAGAACTCCAACCTGAAGGACCAAGTGAAAACACTGCAGAGCTCAGTGGAGACACTGGAGGGACAACTCCATGAAACCCAAAGGATATGTGAAGAGATACTgaacgtaagtgagaaaagccttaataacaatttagagttgcacaaaaaaaagatttttacaaTCATAcagctaaatgaaaaaaagaaataaattctgCGCACTGAAAACTGATTTTGAAGTgctgattttgaaaaaaaattttttttcaaaaattttttttctttgtttgtcccacctGTATGCACTGCTTCTCTTTATGATAATTGAGAGACCTCTTAAAGGGGcagaaccttgtaaccaactgctaATCATTGAAATGGTAATGAACACGACTGACATCTGAAACTTACACATATCAGCGCCAGTCAGACTCACCACTCGGGAGCCCCAGTatgacaaatattaagaaaatgaaatatctgCACCATGGAAGTGATGTTCACCATGTCTAAACTTTCCAAGAGAGACCATACACACTTTGAccagtgttacatttttatcaattatttattgatcTTAATCTTATAATTATAACTGCAGTGTTACTTTGTGTCACAGCATCTGTTTACAACTatgcattttccaaaaaaacaagtgaaatgGTCCATtgcagatgtgaacattaagcacTCAAGTGTGAACCTTTTCTGCCccatggctgtgttttaggaGCAGGAGCGGGAGCGACAGGATTACAGTATCCTTTGGTCCCATTATGAAAACACTAAGGTAAGCGTTTCTTCTCATTAAGCCACGACTACTAttgtgtgtggaaaataaaagtTGAGAACACAAATAgtgtaaaaccattaaaatgtaacaaattatCCTAAAGTAAGTATGTCATAATATGTCGAAATTTTATCTATTCTCAGGAGTGATGATACTGTCCTTAAAGtttttgaatatgtgtgtagaagtaaataaagctgaaaacatttgtttgctGAACTTCCAGTCCTCTCTGGCTGAAGCTGAGGAGAGAGCTAAGATTGCTCTAGAGTCCAATGCTCAGCTGGAGTATGAAAACTCCATCCTGATGGAACACATAGAAACACTGCAGGGCTCAGTGGAGAAGTTGGAGGGACAACTGTGTGAGACTCACAGGACACGTGTCAAGTTATTGAAGGTAAGTGAGAAAAGCCTTGCATTAATCTGTTCTTTTGTCCTGTAATGtaaacatgaatggagtgatGTGTCGGGACATATAAGAGGAGAACTTAAGCTCAttggccaagaaactgaatctggagatggatgtttcaacaaaataacaaccccaaacatacagccaaaatgaCTGAAGAAGGTCTCGCATGGCCTAGCCAGTCTACTGACTTGAATCCCCTTGAACATTTGGGGGGAAATTGAAATTGCGAATCTATCCGAGGGACACTCATAATCTTTGggaattgaagatgatttgcTGAAAGGAATAGGtcaaaattgaaccacaatcCTTCAGAAAGCTCATTAGTTCTTACTGTATATGCCTCTTAGCTGTAATTACTAACAGTGGCTTTGCAACTAATGTTGGAAATTTGTTGTGTCTGAATTCCTTTGTCCTCTATCAATATCATGCACTCAGAACACTCTGGAGCTCGAGAACTCCAACCTGAAGAACCAAGTGAAAACACTGCAGAGCTCAGTGGAGGAACTGGAGGGACAACTCCATGAGACCCACAGGATGTGTAAAGAGATATCGAACGTAAGTAAGAAAAGCCTTAATAACAATTTAGAGTTGCACATAAAAAGGAATTTTTACGATCATACagccaaatgtaaaaaaaacaaaaaacaaatcctgCACACTAAAAAACAATGCTCCACAAATGATGTTAAAAACTGCAgcaacagtgagtgtgtgtgtgtgtgtgtgtgcgggtgcattttgtatttaaagaaatcatttaTTGGACAAAGCACTCTTCGTTTGTCCCACCTGTACACACTGCTTTTCTTTATGATAATTGAGAGACCTCTTAAAGGGGcagaaccttgtaaccaactgccaatcattGAAATGGTAATGAACACGACTGACATCTGAAACTTACACATATCAGCGCCAGTCAGACTCACCACTCGGGAGCCCCAGTatgacaaatattaagaaaatgaaatatctgCACCATGGAAGTGATGTTCACCATGTCTAAACCTTCCAAGAGAGACCATACACACTTTGAccagtgttacatttttatcagtTATTTATTGATCATAATCATACAAACTAACATTGCAGTTTTAATTATATCACAGCATCTGTTTACAACTatgcattttccaaaaaaaaaaagtgaaatggtCCATtgcagatgtgaacattaagcacTCAAGTGTGAACCTTTTCTGCCccatggctgtgttttaggaGCAGGAGCGGGAGCGACAGGATTACAGTATCCTTTGGTCCCATTACGAAAACACTAAGGTAAGCGTTTCTTCTCATTAAGCCACGA carries:
- the LOC128320047 gene encoding angiomotin-like 2a, whose product is MEKCDEVKEVVKQNEELRKECEQERQAHSILKKKCDEMKEVVKKYEELLKSSLAEAEERAKIALESSALLQHENSSLKDQVKTLQGSVEKLEGKLHETHRMCEEILDEWEREREGQDHSTDLSQFEDTKVSRAEAEKSAQNVLESSAQLEHENSNVMHQVNTLQVSVKALRGHLYDALH